In one Oscillospiraceae bacterium genomic region, the following are encoded:
- the udk gene encoding uridine kinase, translating into MDIMIIGIAGGTGSGKTTLTRRLKERFGGDVSVIYHDNYYKSHSDMPYEERAKLNYDHPDAFETDRMIRDIEALRRGETIHCPTYDYTVHDRAEATVEIQPTKVVIVEGILIFENKRLRDLMDIKIFVDTDADVRILRRITRDVKERGRSLDSVVDQYLTTVKPMHEQFVEPSKRCSDIIVLEGGYNVVALDMIIQRVKSHVEGE; encoded by the coding sequence ATGGATATTATGATCATCGGCATCGCGGGGGGGACGGGCTCGGGCAAGACCACCCTGACCCGCCGGCTCAAGGAGCGCTTTGGGGGCGACGTGAGCGTCATCTACCACGACAACTACTACAAGAGCCACAGCGACATGCCCTACGAGGAGCGGGCCAAGCTCAACTACGACCACCCGGACGCCTTCGAGACCGACCGGATGATCCGGGACATCGAGGCCCTGCGCCGGGGGGAGACCATCCACTGTCCCACCTACGACTACACGGTGCACGACCGGGCGGAGGCGACGGTGGAGATTCAGCCCACCAAGGTGGTTATCGTGGAGGGCATCCTCATTTTTGAGAACAAGCGCCTGCGGGATCTGATGGACATCAAGATTTTCGTGGATACCGACGCGGATGTGCGCATCCTGCGGCGTATCACCCGGGACGTGAAGGAGCGGGGCCGGTCGCTGGACTCGGTGGTGGACCAGTACCTGACCACGGTCAAGCCCATGCACGAGCAGTTCGTGGAGCCCTCCAAGCGCTGCTCGGACATCATCGTGCTGGAGGGGGGCTACAACGTGGTGGCCCTGGACATGATCATCCAGCGGGTGAAGAGCCACGTGGAGGGGGAATAA
- the eno gene encoding enolase: MKQIIEIVDVLGREILDSRGNPTVEVEVYLEDGTVGRAAVPSGASTGIYEACELRDGDKSRYLGKGVLTAVKNVNTDIAEALVGMNVLDQTSIDKTLIDLDGTPNKTKLGANAILGASLACAKAAAESLGTSLYNYIGGVNAKVLPVPMMNILNGGAHATNNVEIQEFMVMPVGACCFREALRMCAEVFHTLKSVLKENGTPAAGVGDEGGYAPNLKKDEDALKVIVTAIERAGFKPGEDFMIAIDAASSEWWNEEEQCYIQPKSGKKMTQQQLVNMWKKFADTYPIISLEDGMAETDWEGWAMLTKAIGDKVQLVGDDLFVTNTERLSTGIEKKVANSILIKVNQIGTLTETLDAIQMANRAGYTAIVSHRSGETEDATIADIAVAVNAGQIKTGAPSRTDRVAKYNQLLRIEEELGDVAQYLGRDAFFNLK; encoded by the coding sequence ATGAAGCAGATTATTGAGATCGTGGACGTTCTCGGCCGTGAGATCCTGGATTCCCGCGGCAACCCCACCGTGGAGGTGGAGGTCTACCTGGAGGACGGCACCGTGGGCCGCGCCGCAGTTCCCTCCGGCGCTTCCACCGGCATCTACGAGGCCTGCGAGCTCCGCGACGGCGACAAGAGCCGCTATCTGGGCAAGGGCGTGCTGACCGCCGTGAAGAACGTCAACACCGACATCGCCGAGGCCCTGGTGGGCATGAACGTGCTGGACCAGACCTCCATCGACAAGACCCTCATCGACCTGGACGGCACCCCCAACAAGACCAAGCTGGGCGCCAACGCCATCCTGGGCGCCTCCCTGGCCTGCGCCAAGGCGGCCGCCGAGAGCCTGGGCACCTCTCTGTACAACTACATCGGCGGCGTGAACGCCAAGGTGCTGCCCGTGCCCATGATGAACATCCTCAACGGCGGCGCCCACGCCACCAACAACGTGGAGATTCAGGAGTTCATGGTCATGCCCGTGGGCGCTTGCTGCTTCCGCGAGGCCCTGCGCATGTGCGCCGAGGTTTTCCACACCCTGAAGAGCGTGCTCAAGGAGAACGGCACCCCCGCCGCCGGCGTGGGCGACGAGGGCGGCTACGCCCCCAACCTGAAGAAGGACGAGGACGCGCTGAAGGTCATCGTCACCGCCATCGAGCGCGCCGGCTTCAAGCCCGGCGAGGACTTCATGATCGCCATCGACGCCGCCTCCTCCGAGTGGTGGAACGAGGAGGAGCAGTGCTATATCCAGCCCAAGTCCGGCAAGAAGATGACCCAGCAGCAGCTGGTGAACATGTGGAAGAAGTTCGCCGACACCTACCCCATCATCTCCCTGGAGGACGGCATGGCCGAGACCGACTGGGAGGGCTGGGCCATGCTCACCAAGGCCATCGGCGACAAGGTGCAGCTGGTGGGCGACGACCTGTTCGTCACCAACACCGAGCGCCTATCCACCGGCATTGAGAAGAAGGTGGCCAACTCCATCCTCATCAAGGTCAACCAGATCGGCACCCTGACCGAGACCCTGGACGCCATCCAGATGGCCAACCGGGCCGGCTACACCGCCATCGTGTCCCACCGCTCCGGCGAGACCGAGGACGCCACCATCGCCGACATCGCCGTTGCCGTGAACGCCGGGCAGATCAAGACCGGCGCCCCCAGCCGCACCGACCGCGTGGCCAAGTACAACCAGCTGCTGCGCATTGAGGAGGAGCTGGGCGACGTGGCGCAGTACCTGGGCCGCGACGCGTTCTTTAACCTGAAGTAA
- a CDS encoding 2,3-bisphosphoglycerate-independent phosphoglycerate mutase, which produces MSKTPTTLIIMDGFGLRDEAEGNAVKNARTPNLDKIFAECPGCKLSASGLDVGLPEGQMGNSEVGHTNIGAGRVVFQDLPRISKDISDGGFFRNEAYTAAMDACKAEGSALHLMGLLSDGGVHSHNTHLYALLKMAKERGLDKVYIHCFLDGRDVPPSSGRDFVAALAATCAEIGVGRIATVMGRFYAMDRDKRWDRVQRAYDAMACAAAPFNPDPVDAVQKSYDAGVTDEFVEPVVCAENAKISQGDSVIFFNFRPDRAREITRCFVDPAFSDVERRRGFFPVHFVCTTEYDATMPNVSVAFPHHELVNTFGEYISRLGLTQLRIAETEKYAHVTFFFNGGQEKVFPGEERALIPSPKVPTYDLKPDMSAREVTEEAVRRIESGEYDVIILNFANCDMVGHTGVYEAARLAVETVDECVGRVVEATSGMGGVSLITADHGNAERMLDDDGVTPYTAHTTNLVPFYIVGANVALRDGRLADIAPTMLDLMGLEKPREMDGASLIEN; this is translated from the coding sequence ATGAGTAAAACTCCGACTACCCTGATTATCATGGACGGGTTCGGCCTGCGGGACGAGGCAGAGGGCAACGCCGTCAAAAACGCCCGCACCCCCAACCTGGACAAAATCTTTGCCGAATGCCCCGGCTGCAAGCTGTCCGCCTCCGGGCTGGACGTGGGCCTGCCCGAGGGGCAGATGGGCAACTCCGAGGTGGGCCACACCAACATCGGCGCGGGCCGGGTGGTGTTCCAGGACCTGCCCCGGATCAGCAAGGACATTTCCGACGGCGGCTTCTTCCGGAACGAGGCCTATACCGCCGCCATGGATGCCTGCAAGGCGGAGGGCTCCGCGCTGCATTTGATGGGCCTTCTGTCCGACGGCGGTGTGCACAGCCACAACACCCACCTGTACGCCCTGCTGAAGATGGCGAAGGAGCGTGGCCTGGACAAGGTGTATATCCACTGCTTCCTGGACGGGCGGGACGTGCCCCCGTCCTCGGGCCGCGACTTCGTGGCCGCCCTGGCCGCAACGTGCGCCGAGATCGGCGTGGGGCGGATCGCCACCGTCATGGGCCGCTTCTACGCCATGGACCGGGACAAGCGCTGGGACCGGGTGCAGCGGGCCTACGACGCCATGGCCTGCGCCGCCGCCCCCTTCAACCCCGACCCGGTGGACGCGGTGCAGAAATCCTATGACGCGGGGGTCACCGACGAGTTCGTGGAGCCCGTGGTCTGCGCGGAAAACGCCAAAATCAGCCAGGGCGACAGCGTCATCTTCTTCAACTTCCGGCCTGACCGGGCCCGGGAGATCACCCGCTGCTTCGTGGATCCCGCCTTCTCCGACGTGGAGCGCAGGCGCGGCTTCTTCCCGGTGCACTTCGTATGCACCACCGAGTACGACGCCACCATGCCCAACGTCAGCGTGGCCTTCCCCCACCACGAGCTGGTCAACACCTTCGGCGAGTATATCTCCCGCCTGGGCCTGACCCAGCTGCGCATCGCCGAGACGGAGAAGTACGCCCACGTGACGTTCTTCTTCAACGGCGGGCAGGAGAAGGTGTTCCCCGGCGAGGAGCGGGCCCTGATCCCCTCCCCCAAGGTGCCCACCTATGACCTCAAGCCCGACATGAGCGCCCGGGAGGTCACCGAGGAGGCCGTCAGGCGCATCGAGAGCGGCGAGTACGACGTGATTATCCTCAACTTCGCCAACTGCGACATGGTGGGCCACACCGGCGTGTACGAGGCCGCCCGCCTGGCGGTGGAGACGGTGGACGAGTGCGTCGGCCGCGTGGTGGAGGCCACCTCCGGCATGGGGGGCGTCAGCCTCATCACCGCCGACCACGGCAACGCCGAGCGGATGCTGGACGACGACGGGGTGACCCCCTACACCGCCCACACCACCAATCTGGTGCCCTTCTATATTGTGGGGGCCAACGTGGCGCTGCGGGACGGCCGGCTGGCCGACATCGCGCCCACCATGCTGGACCTGATGGGCCTGGAGAAGCCCCGCGAGATGGACGGGGCCTCGTTAATTGAAAATTGA
- the tpiA gene encoding triosephosphate isomerase, whose product MNRRYRKTIIAGNWKMNKTLSETRAFAEELKPLLGKPKWCEVVLCVPYVNIPAAVRLFKECRVAIGAENCHYEANGAYTGEVSAEMLKELGVKYVIIGHSERRSYYNETDFTVNKKVHAALEAGLYPIVCVGESLEQRELGVTMDLISYQVKAALAGVPAEKMRHVVIAYEPLWAIGTGKTATADQAGEVCEAIRAVIRKLYGARVARSVTIQYGGSMNAKNAKELLSQPDVDGGLIGGAALKAPDFVQIVNAANQD is encoded by the coding sequence ATGAACCGCCGTTACAGAAAGACCATCATCGCCGGCAACTGGAAGATGAACAAGACCCTCTCCGAGACCCGCGCCTTCGCCGAGGAGCTCAAGCCCCTGCTGGGCAAGCCCAAGTGGTGCGAGGTGGTGCTCTGCGTGCCCTACGTGAACATCCCCGCCGCCGTGCGCCTGTTCAAGGAGTGCCGGGTGGCCATCGGCGCGGAGAACTGCCACTACGAGGCCAACGGCGCCTACACCGGCGAGGTGTCCGCCGAGATGCTCAAGGAGCTGGGCGTGAAGTACGTCATCATCGGCCACTCCGAGCGCCGCAGCTACTACAACGAGACCGACTTCACCGTCAACAAGAAGGTCCACGCCGCCCTGGAGGCCGGGCTGTACCCCATCGTCTGTGTGGGCGAGAGCCTGGAGCAGCGCGAGCTGGGCGTGACCATGGACCTGATCTCCTACCAGGTGAAGGCCGCCCTGGCCGGGGTGCCCGCCGAGAAGATGCGCCACGTGGTCATCGCCTACGAGCCCCTGTGGGCCATCGGCACCGGCAAGACCGCCACCGCCGACCAGGCCGGCGAGGTCTGCGAGGCCATCCGCGCCGTCATCCGCAAGCTGTACGGCGCCCGCGTGGCCCGCTCCGTCACCATCCAGTACGGCGGCTCCATGAACGCCAAGAACGCCAAGGAGCTGCTCTCCCAGCCCGACGTGGACGGCGGCCTCATCGGCGGCGCGGCCCTGAAGGCCCCCGACTTCGTGCAGATCGTAAACGCCGCCAACCAGGATTGA
- the pgk gene encoding phosphoglycerate kinase, whose amino-acid sequence MCKKGEITMNYDKKTVKDVDVAGKKVLLRCDFNVPQDKATGAITDDKRIVAALPTIQYLLEQNAAVIACSHLGKPKEGPDPKLSLAPVAARLSELLGKSVIMAADVVGPDAQAKAAALKPGEIMLLENTRFEKGETKNDPALAKAMAGMADVYVSDAFGAVHRAHASTAGVADYLPAVSGFLIQKELEIIGGALANPKRPLVAILGGSKVSSKIGVINNLLEIADTIIIGGGMAYTFSAAKGGKVGDSLLEADWEDYANEMVAKAAAKGVKLLLPVDTVCADAFAPDAKRQVVPTGEIPDGWQGLDIGPETVKLYCDAVKDAGTVIWNGPMGVFEFPAFAAGTEAVAQALSQTQAITIIGGGDSAAAVQQLGYADKMTHISTGGGASLEFMEGKELPGVACLLDK is encoded by the coding sequence ATGTGTAAGAAGGGAGAAATCACTATGAACTACGACAAAAAGACCGTGAAGGACGTGGACGTGGCGGGCAAGAAGGTGCTGCTGCGCTGCGACTTCAACGTGCCCCAGGACAAGGCCACCGGCGCCATCACCGACGACAAGCGCATCGTGGCCGCCCTGCCCACCATTCAATACCTGCTGGAGCAGAACGCCGCCGTCATCGCCTGCTCCCATCTGGGCAAGCCCAAGGAGGGGCCCGACCCCAAGCTGAGCCTGGCCCCCGTGGCCGCGCGGCTGAGCGAGCTGCTGGGCAAAAGCGTAATTATGGCCGCCGACGTGGTGGGCCCCGACGCCCAGGCCAAGGCCGCGGCCCTCAAGCCGGGCGAGATCATGCTGCTGGAGAACACCCGCTTTGAGAAGGGCGAGACCAAGAACGACCCGGCGCTGGCCAAGGCCATGGCCGGTATGGCCGACGTGTACGTATCCGACGCCTTCGGCGCCGTGCACCGCGCCCACGCCTCCACCGCGGGCGTGGCCGACTACCTGCCCGCCGTCAGCGGCTTCCTGATTCAGAAGGAGCTGGAGATCATCGGCGGCGCACTGGCAAACCCCAAGCGCCCCCTGGTGGCCATCCTGGGCGGGAGCAAGGTCTCCTCCAAGATCGGCGTCATCAACAACCTGCTGGAGATCGCCGACACCATCATCATCGGCGGCGGCATGGCCTACACCTTCTCCGCCGCCAAGGGCGGTAAGGTGGGCGACAGCCTGCTGGAGGCCGACTGGGAGGACTACGCCAACGAGATGGTGGCCAAGGCCGCGGCCAAGGGCGTGAAGCTCCTGCTGCCCGTGGACACCGTGTGCGCCGACGCCTTCGCCCCCGACGCCAAGCGCCAGGTGGTCCCCACCGGCGAAATCCCCGACGGCTGGCAGGGCCTGGACATCGGGCCCGAGACCGTGAAGCTCTACTGCGACGCCGTGAAGGACGCGGGCACCGTGATCTGGAACGGCCCCATGGGCGTGTTTGAGTTCCCCGCCTTCGCCGCGGGCACCGAGGCCGTGGCCCAGGCCCTCTCCCAGACCCAGGCCATCACCATCATCGGCGGCGGCGACAGCGCCGCGGCCGTGCAGCAACTGGGCTACGCCGACAAGATGACCCACATCTCCACCGGCGGCGGCGCCTCCCTGGAGTTCATGGAGGGCAAGGAGCTGCCCGGAGTGGCGTGTTTGCTGGATAAATAA